The genomic DNA ACCACCACTTTACCACTATCACTGACTGACAGTTCACACTTGCAGTCGAAGCCCGCTGCCAAGACGCGAAGCTTGTGATGCTGGTGAGCAGTTTTGTTATACTTCAAAATCCAGTACTGGTCCGCATAACTCGCCTCTTGGACCAGCACATAAATGTTGTAATCCATGTCCGTGGCCAGACGAACCTTACATTCTGAAATCGATAGCCTACCGCTGTCATCAGTAGGAGGAAGAAGTCTGAAACGTTGCACAAACTTGCCACTCTTGTCGAACACCTTGATAGTCAATTCATCGTCTGTTACAATATATTGCCCGTCTGAGTTGGTAGCGATACCAATTGGTTTATTTAACCCGTTCTCCTCTTCGCCATTATGACCAAGTATCCATGATACACTACAGTTCTCCATACCCTGTTTGCAAAGTATTTTTGCTACTCTCCGGTCTCGCAGCAGATCAACTTTTTCCTTCCCTGTATCAATCATGGTCAATGGTGGTGCTGGttcttttgtaaatggttcaTTTGTATATGGTTCTTTAACGGATACTGTTTGTGTGACATCGTAGGCGACACGATTGACAAGACAGACACCGGAAATAACTTTCCGTCGTTcttctttgttaaataaactctTCACTGCCCTGATTCCTGTCTTGAGCTGTTCTTGAAGACTTTGCTGAACTACTGGCAGACCGTTTAGCTCTTCAATACACACGTTACATGATGTTACAGCATCTGCGGGATGGTCTATTGTTTCTAATACTGTTGCCATCACTCGGTACTGCATTGCCAAGATGCGGTCAGTTGTTGATAGCGCTTCATTAGAAAAGGCATCCGTTGCTCTTTCACGAGCACTTTTGAATCTATCCTTTGATTTGGCGAGCTTTCTTGTGCCAGATTCAGTAAGCTCCAAGTGTTTCATTCCTTCAGTGAGCGACAGAGCTTCCGCACAAGCCGCTTGTGCTGTATCCGCGTCATACTCCCTCCTCGACCTTGTCTCTTCAAATACTCCATACAGCAGCTCGATTCCTTCTCTAAAGAAGCTAATACTTGCTAACAAATCTTTCTTTGATAATCCATCCAGCTTGGACTTCATGTCATCGATTTCTCGCATGATGATGCCGCGAAACTGTTGATCTGTTACGTCGCCATCTTTAAGCTTCTCTGCTGTCTCATATCTGCCTTTATCCACAAGCCATCCAATAGTCGCTTTGAAAACTGCTGTTATGATCGCAGACATTATGTCAGCTTGGAACTTAGTAATCACAAGAAATCGAGAGCTTTTTCCAGCGAATCTTCACAATAAGCAGCAGTTCTCAAGCGTCGATgaacgcaaagaaaaaaacaaacgataACAAAATTTCACAGATGATTGCAATTTTAGAATGAGCTGTCAGCccagaaaatgaaacaaaacaaagcacaacaaagagaaagcaatCAAGGAATGATGGCGTGAAGATTTACAGCCTCTTCAAAGAATACTTTGttggaaaaacatatttctctttgaaaagctATGTTGCTCATTGCAGACACTTAAATAGGCCGTTGTGGTCTTAAGTTCTTCCTTTCGCCAATGAATGATAATGTGAGCATTAGAAATCCCTTACAGGTATCAgcaaaagaacaatttaaagctctctttgttttgtttaataaaatgtaactcgtgatcattgaaattttcaattacgTTACGGCATCATTCAACTTCTCAatggaaatgttgtttgatGCCCGAGGCAAAAAAGGATGATTATTGTTCATGAATCTTCCTTAGTTGTTTGCTTTGTTCTCAGCTGTAATGTGTTTTACTTATACTGAGttctttctttaccttgttaCCCGTAAATAACTGTTATACCACAACTGGAGCTGGAACGGGTTTCTTCAACCAAATTACTATTTATCGGGTTATGGCCCTACACACAAACGATGTAATTTACATCTAGAATGATTGGAATCCCTTCTCACAGCATGGGTTGAAAAGCGCGCCGTGTGAACTCAGAGGGTGAAAGACTGAGGTGTTATTTATAGATTCAAACCCATACGCTAAATCAAACATATATCGTTATCGTCCGGCTTTGCACTTTACAGTTGGCAAAGGAAGGCTACGGAACATAACCTATCTTTTGTTATGAATAATTTGTGTCTTAGGCACGTTTCTGCCATTGAAGTGTATATAATTAACATAAAGACCATGTACGGAATGTACTCCAGACAACCGCGATTTTTAAGActgtttcttatatttttattgtcaGCGAGAAGAACTTGAAATCTGAAACATTTCTCAAAGTTGCCACTGTTGTCAAACACCTTTATTGTCAATTCACAGTCTACTACAAAATTTTGCCCGCGTGTCTCACGAATCATTTCTATCCAGTGCTCCTCTTCACCATCCTGATCAAGTATCCATGATACATTACGATGCTCCATATCCTGTTTACGCAACGCCTTAGCTATTCTTACATCATGCAGCAAGTCAACTTTTTCTTCTCATGTATCAACTGTGAGCCATTCCAGGAGCAGTAAACTCCTACTGCATATAGATTGTGTGAAACTTTAGGCGAGACAATTGACGGGACAGACAccggaaatgattttctttgttcttctttaatGATTAAACAAACCCATTAAGGGCATAGATTCCTGTCTTGAGCTGTACTTTAAGAATTTCCTGAACCGCTGATAGACTGCGTTTAGCTCTTAAATACACATTTTACTTGCTTCTGCACTGAGCATTCACGCGACTGTCTAATTTCTGGTTGGTACTGTAACCATCACTCGGTTCAGCATTTCTAAGATGTGGTCCGATGTTTATAGTGCCTTCCTTCTACATAGCTCGACAACTGTGCCATGTGACCCCTCCTGGTTAAATAAGTTGTCTTAGAACACAAGCATAAACATTTACTCAATaaagcatgaaaaaaatatcataacaGCAATGAATTTAAATTTCTGGACACGATAAACAACTAAAGCGAAGCAGTGGAAAGACCAGGACTGAAAAACCAGCCCTAAATCCTGAACAAATCCGAGAATGATAAAAGTCCAACAGAAGCTATGAATATCCCAAGGAAAATAAACAGCTTTACAGTTCAGTAATTACAAAAGTGATCTATGAGATAACCCTCTTGATAAAAAAAGCATTCCATAAAATACGgaagtttttaagaatattgAATAAGTTTGTCCCAACTTTCAACTTATATTTCTCATAACATGTACAGAAAGATTCATGGGGccataaaattttcataactcgTCAGTCAGCTCAGTTAAACTTATCCTCCATCTCTAATGCAAAACTTCGTTCTgccgaagggctaacgctatGAAACCTCAGCTTCGAAACTCCTTACGGAGGCCAACCCACGAtagcaactcagttgatgatacgaatttttttttttttctgggggggggaggggggtaaaaacagttttgttaaataTAGCAATGCCAATAGAACCAAGAACGAAAGGGCCgggaaagcagaaaaaattttatGACACGAAATAAAACAATAAGTAATTCTAGCATGAGTCACAGAAGTGTCATTCGCAATTTAGACAATCGTCAATCCAAATTACTGGGGCCACCCTACCACAACAGATCTCACAAGAATGAGAAAATGAGTCAGCTATCTGAAAAAGGATTCAACTTTCCCAGAAAAATTCTGTCCTCTggcgtcagaaaaaaaaaagagctccATTTGCGCAATTGAGCCTCAGTTCACTAAAGGATGTTTCAATCTAGCCTCTTCTTACGAGGCATGGAGAGTCACCACACCATAAGAAAGCAGCTTTGGCAACTGACTCGTTCATTGCACCAAAAATGCAAACACGACATCAATATTATTCCAATTCTACCAGTTACCCCGTTTGCCAGTATTCTACCTTTGAGAAACTGGTTATAACAACTCAACTAATCTCATCAGCCTGAATTTAGGTGGGTAAACAATGATTACAGAAACCTGAGGTCATCGAACACGTACGCAACCAAACCACTTCTATTCTGGCAGATATCAGTAGAAATTGGCAAAGTACCTTTAAAAAGTTCTGCATGTTTTTGGACtgttaggaaagaaaataaaacaaaacaacaaatataaaaacGAGAATATGGAAATGTGCAGAACGGCCATGGGTACAAGAGCTCCCggaatttctttgttgttgctttttttttttctaaatactAGAAAATTTCTCGTTTCTGATGGGAGAGTTTCGATTCAACTGCCACAAGGGTAGTTACTATATATGACCCTCAGAAATCACATTTGTAGGATTCCCCTCTTAAAATGATGTTAAGGTTCTAATATCCACCGAATTAAAAGTGTAATTTCCGGTGAAAAATGTTTACcgtcat from Pocillopora verrucosa isolate sample1 chromosome 10, ASM3666991v2, whole genome shotgun sequence includes the following:
- the LOC136283923 gene encoding uncharacterized protein, whose protein sequence is MSAIITAVFKATIGWLVDKGRYETAEKLKDGDVTDQQFRGIIMREIDDMKSKLDGLSKKDLLASISFFREGIELLYGVFEETRSRREYDADTAQAACAEALSLTEGMKHLELTESGTRKLAKSKDRFKSARERATDAFSNEALSTTDRILAMQYRVMATVLETIDHPADAVTSCNVCIEELNGLPVVQQSLQEQLKTGIRAVKSLFNKEERRKVISGVCLVNRVAYDVTQTVSVKEPYTNEPFTKEPAPPLTMIDTGKEKVDLLRDRRVAKILCKQGMENCSVSWILGHNGEEENGLNKPIGIATNSDGQYIVTDDELTIKVFDKSGKFVQRFRLLPPTDDSGRLSISECKVRLATDMDYNIYVLVQEASYADQYWILKYNKTAHQHHKLRVLAAGFDCKCELSVSDSGKVVVLICKHGEQKGTVDVYETNGQFVRSFGEQILCNPCDITTASDGTVMVVEQSISGRVHIFSEEGDHLNNFDLQRRLVFPKIAFHRESQQVVVVGGEKYSSEILYIAIYTKNGEFVRETPIHIGEPSSLHGIAVTTEGRIAVATWLEDLTRKVIII